GGCAGCCGTTCCAGCTCGGCCTTCACCGCCTCGATTGTCCGGCTCATGTCTCGTCCTTTCCCTATACGCAAACCGACGTAAGGTCACATTGCGGTGGATGCAATCCTCGCCCAGATTGCGCCTAATTATTACGCTTAACGCCTTGCTTTCGCTCAGCTCCCCGCCAAAAACCCTATGCGTTTTCCGCATAGCGGCATTGTGGCTTAGCGGGATTGTGCACTTGCAGCATTTGCCCCAGATTGATCCCAACAACGCAATAGACCGACGCAGGCAAGTTAAGCAAATGGCATACGCAACCGAACAGACCTCCCGCAGCCAAAGCGCTGTGACCGGACGCTTCGCCAATCTCGCCGCAGGTCTTCGCGAACATCTGGCACGGCGCCGTCTCTACAAGGAGACGTTCCGCGAACTCGCGGCGCTGAGCAACCGGGAACTTGGCGATCTGGGGCTGAACCGCTCGATGATCCGCCGGATCTCCTGGCAGGCCGCCTACGGGGCCTGAGACATAGGAATTGGTTTCGAAGGGCTCTCTCCTCCTCCCTGAGCCCTTCGGATATCGGCGGCGGCCTCACTCCTCCTCCCGAGGCCGCCGCCGCAAAGATCAAGGGGCAGAAATGCCCTAGACGACATCGAAGGCCCTCTCCTCCTCCCTGGGTCTTTCGTGTCAGCGACGGTGCCTCTCCTCCTCCCTGGCATCGTCGCACCCTACATCCGGGCTGAACGCCCGACAGTTTCGGAGCCCCCTCTCCTCCTCCCTGGGGCCTTCGATACGCGGCGGGGTCTCTCCTCCTCCCTGACCCCGCCGCACCGAACATAGGGGCCCGATGCCCCACCGGAACGAAGACCCTCTCCTCCTCCCTGGGTCTTTCGTGACCGCGACGGGGCCTCTCCTCCTCCCTGGCCCCGTCGCACACCACAACAAGAGCCGCGAGGCTCACCAGTTTCTGGACCCCCTCTCCTCCTCCCTGGGGTGTCCGGAAAATCGACGGCGGTGCCCTCTCCTCCTCCCTGGGCACCGCCGTTTCCTTTTCTCCCCCCCTGCTCATGACCGCTCATCCGCCGGAGGACGGCCCGGATTCGCGGCCTTCCCCTTCCCCACGGCTTTCGATAGACGAGACGGGACGACAGATGCAGGCACGGGAAGACACCCATGGCGATGGAAAAGACATTCGACGCAGGCCAGGCCGAGGCGCGGATCTACGAGGCATGGGAGAAGGCGGGCGCCTTCAAGGCCGGGGCCAACGCCTCGCGCTCTGAAACCTTCAGCATCATGATCCCGCCGCCCAATGTGACGGGCTCGCTGCATATGGGCCATGCGTTCAACAACACCTTGCAGGATATCCTGATCCGCTGGCACCGCATGCGCGGCTTCGACACGCTGTGGCAGCCCGGTCAGGACCATGCGGGCATCGCCACCCAGATGGTGGTCGAGCGCGAACTGGCCAGGGACGCCTCCAACGCCACCCGCCGCGAGATGGGGCGCGAGGCCTTTACCGCGAAGATCTGGGAATGGAAGCAGCAATCCGGCGGCACCATCATCAACCAGCTCAAGCGGCTGGGCGCCTCCTGCGACTGGTCGCGCAACGCCTTCACCATGTCCGGCGCCGAAGGGGCGCCCGCGGGCGAAGAGGGCAATTTCCACGATGCGGTGATCAAGGTCTTTGTCGACATGTACGACAAGGGGCTGATCTATCGCGGCAAGCGGCTGGTGAACTGGGATCCGCATTTCGAGACCGCGATCTCCGATCTCGAGGTCGAGAATATCGAGGTGCCGGGCCATATGTGGCACTTCAAATACCCGCTCGCCGGAGGCGAGACCTATGAGTATTTGGAGAAAGATGAAGACGGCAACGTGCTCTTCCGCGAGGAGCGCGATTACATCTCCATCGCCACCACCCGCCCCGAGACCATGCTGGGCGACGGCGCCGTCGCGGTGCACCCTTCGGACGAACGCTATGCGCCCATCGTCGGCAAGCTCTGCGAGATCCCGGTGGGGCCGAAGGAACACCGCCGGCTGATTCCCATCATCACCGACGACTATCCCGATCCCGATTTCGGCTCGGGCGCGGTGAAGATCACCGGCGCGCATGATTTCAACGACTATCAGGTCGCCAAGCGCGGCGGCATCCCGATGTACCGGCTGATGGACACGCGCGGCACCATGCGCGAGGACGGCAAGCCCTATGCGGATTGCGCCGAAATCGC
The window above is part of the Salipiger abyssi genome. Proteins encoded here:
- a CDS encoding DUF1127 domain-containing protein, which translates into the protein MAYATEQTSRSQSAVTGRFANLAAGLREHLARRRLYKETFRELAALSNRELGDLGLNRSMIRRISWQAAYGA